One genomic region from Antedon mediterranea chromosome 3, ecAntMedi1.1, whole genome shotgun sequence encodes:
- the LOC140045406 gene encoding phosphatidylinositol-3,5-bisphosphate 3-phosphatase MTMR3-like isoform X2 — protein sequence MSEAQQEEHDSLVHVKASDAFPKKQLHKEDDSLEVPYPLLTGESALFLGKACDSIICLSDFRLVIRYADSFDNVPLRLIENVETRDMNYVHILCKDAQSIRCKFSTNDKCHTWAHRIKKLIRTPAKLEDLFAFVFHAYCFEDGLGKLTDANTPGLTFFQKTKEQQFHYILDAEAERMEFDLQKTWKICTLNHDYSLCSSYPKKHIIPNCITDEQLKKVANFRSSSRFPSVVWRDKSNGAVIVRCSQPEVGWLGWRDTEDENILMSILEACNADQGRRSRHMSLEDDGGGGGGKESDTSAGESSDSSDSGSVSGGYTPDKKSILLLDARSYTAAVANRAKGGGCECSEYYPSCEIQFMGLPNIHSVRKTFHSIRSICSSSEHQPNWLSSLENSKWLHHLSLLLSSAVIIVNAINKEQRPVVVHCSDGWDRTPQLTALAELLLDPYYRTLKGFQVLVEREWLAFGHKFADRCGHAKQNDDANERCPVFLQWLDCVHQILTQFPTAFQFNETFLIKLVKHTFSCLFGTFLCNSSKERQQSDVKDRTCSVWSILEVEGHKYINYLYAATNKVLYPSCNIRNLRLWANVYMSDSVATSPDDITPTGPAREVQMANASQLPRTRSCDDIHKAGNDISEGNEILKEISNLQRTSSDPNLSDTRCELNIGVSPPQRGADISPEVLRKNINALAEVGVDDVTKQPVQEPDVKELTNGIITINGFNENSVELDSFVNSASGEDVNSSTNHNDDDGEMHSGESANHNGHVPNGLANGVVNGTVMDSVKLPGKAFRTPIDAHLESSTETLTEDIANSLTNGHSDENGLLKSKSSTISTSTTDISDSTIGLVDAIHKDRSLNYEREMYSKSEIYYKSYPPLSVKTSKSFYDPATRRSHTSGSSMLSSASEYSTPSASPRYELNGHGGSLDSHRSYVKDNVPSMLRIGRHLDEDGLTSVKDPYQNKLQAMEKEIEDYKDQLRLLLNNHHHYSQLGRGFEHELSSEEAHASQSRCDSIRSDVSWEEVDEKDGMPVLWVPDHAATECMHCQTKFQLWNRKHHCRYDKSSKYHND from the exons ATG TCTGAAGCACAACAAGAAGAGCATGATAGCTTGGTGCATGTAAAGGCTAGTGATGCTTTTCCCAAGAAGCAGTTACACAAGGAGGACGACTCCTTGGAAGTACCATATCCACTTCTTACTGGAGAGTCTGCTCTCTTCCTTGGAAAAGCCTGCGATTCCATCATTTGCCTGTCTGACTTCAGATTGGTTATAAGATACGCAGATTCATTTGATAAC gtgCCTTTGCGATTGATTGAGAATGTTGAGACTCGAGATATGAACTACGTACACATTTTATGCAAAGACGCCCAGTCTATTAG GTGTAAGTTTTCAACCAATGACAAGTGCCATACATGGGCTCATAGGATCAAGAAGCTTATTCGGACACCGGCCAAGTTGGAGGACTTGTTTGCCTTTGTGTTTCACGCTTACTGCTTTGAAGATGGATTGGGCAAGTTAACGGACGCAAACACCCCTGGACTGACATTCTTTCAAAAAACCAAAG AACAACAGTTTCATTACATATTGGATGCGGAAGCAGAGCGTATGGAATTTGACTTGCAAAAGACTTGGAAAATATGCACTTTGAATCATGACTATTC GTTATGTTCCTCCTATCCTAAGAAACACATAATACCAAATTGCATCACAGACGAGCAGCTGAAAAAGGTTGCTAACTTCAGATCCAGTAGTCGTTTTCCATCGGTTGTTTGGAG GGACAAGTCCAACGGTGCTGTGATAGTGCGTTGTAGCCAGCCTGAGGTGGGATGGCTAGGTTGGAGAGACACTGAAGATGAGAACATATTGATGTCTATCCTAGAGGCTTGTAATGCTGATCAAGGGAGACGTTCCAGACATATGAGTTTAGAAGATGACGGTGGCGGAGGAGGAGGAAAAGAAAGTGATACATCTGCTGGCGAAAGTAGTG ACTCAAGTGACTCTGGCAGTGTGTCAGGGGGATACACTCCAGATAAAAAGAGTATTCTACTACTAGATGCAAGGTCATACACAGCAGCAGTTGCCAACAGGGCAAAGGGAGGAGGCTGTGAATGCTCAG AGTACTATCCTAGCTGTGAGATTCAATTTATGGGACTACCAAACATCCACTCAGTTCGTAAAACTTTTCATTCAATTAGAAGTATCTGTTCCAGTTCAGAACACCAACCAAA TTGGCTGTCGTCACTGGAGAATAGTAAATGGTTACACCATCTGTCGTTGCTACTAAGCTCTGCTGTGATCATTGTGAACGCCATCAACAAGGAGCAGCGCCCTGTTGTCGTACACTGCTCTGATGGCTGGGATCGTACTCCTCAATTGACAGCGTTAGCAGAGCTACTGCTAGACCCTTATTATAGAACTCTTAAG GGTTTCCAAGTATTAGTAGAGAGGGAGTGGTTAGCGTTTGGACACAAGTTTGCTGACCGGTGCGGTCATGCAAAGCAGAATGATGATGCAAATGAGAGATGTCCAGTTTTTCTACAATGGCTTGATTGTGTACATCAGATACTCACTCAATTCCCAACAGCCTTTCAATTTAATGAGACGTTCTTG ATTAAACTTGTCAAGCATACATTTTCATGTCTCTTTGGAACATTCCTGTGTAACAGTTCAAAAGAACGACAGCAAAGTGATGTCAAGGATAGAACATGCTCTGTGTGGTCAATCCTGGAGGTTGAAGGTCATAAAtatatcaattatctttatgCAGCTACAAATAAg GTGCTTTATCCTTCATGTAATATACGCAATCTCCGTCTTTGGGCCAATGTCTACATGTCTGATTCAGTTGCGACAAGTCCAGATGACATCACACCAACTGGTCCCGCACGTGAAGTTCAAATGGCCAATGCCTCGCAGTTACCGAGAACCAGATCTTGCGACGATATCCATAAAGCTGGAAATGATATATCGGAAGGAAATGAAATACTGAAGGAAATATCTAACCTACAGCGTACATCTAGTGATCCTAACTTAAGCGATACAAGATGTGAATTAAATATTGGTGTGTCTCCGCCTCAGAGAGGTGCGGATATCTCACCAGAGGTGTTGCGTAAGAACATCAACGCCCTCGCAGAGGTTGGGGTAGATGATGTTACTAAGCAACCTGTGCAGGAGCCTGATGTCAAGGAATTAACAAAtggaataataacaataaatggTTTTAACGAAAACTCTGTAGAACTTGATAGTTTTGTAAACTCGGCAAGTGGTGAGGACGTTAACAGTTCCACCAATCATAACGATGATGACGGTGAAATGCATTCTGGGGAATCAGCCAACCATAACGGCCATGTGCCAAACGGATTAGCGAATGGCGTTGTTAACGGAACGGTTATGGATTCTGTAAAGCTTCCAGGAAAAGCGTTTAGGACCCCGATTGATGCGCATCTAGAAAGTTCAACAGAGACTCTTACAGAAGATATTGCTAATAGCCTTACAAACGGACATTCTGATGAAAATGGTCTATTAAAATCCAAAAGTTCAACTATTAGCACTAGCACTACAGACATTAGCGATTCAACAATAGGATTAGTAGACGCAATACATAAAGACCGCTCTCTAAATTACGAAAGAGAAATGTATAGCAAATCGGAAATATATTACAAGTCTTATCCGCCGCTCTCGGTTAAAACTAGCAAGTCGTTTTACGATCCCGCAACCCGCCGGAGTCATACCTCTGGCTCGAGCATGCTCAGTTCAGCCTCCGAGTATTCTACGCCAAGTGCTAGTCCTCGGTATGAACTTAACGGTCACGGCGGGAGTTTAGATAGTCATCGTTCATACGTGAAGGATAACGTACCAAGTATGTTACGCATCGGGAGACATTTAGATGAAGATGGGTTGACATCAGTTAAGGATCCCTACCAAAATAAATTACAGGCCATGGAAAAGGAGATAGAAGATTATAAAGATCAATTAAGACTTTTATTGAATAATCACCACCATTATTCCCAGTTGGGTAGAGGATTTGAG CATGAATTATCGAGTGAAGAGGCCCATGCAAGTCAATCCAGGTGCGATTCCATCAGATCAGATGTCTCCTGGGAAGAGGTTGACGAGAAGGATGGCATGCCAGTACTCTGGGTTCCAGATCACGCAGCAACTGAATGCATGCATTGTCAGACTAAATTCCAGTTATGGAATCGTAAACATCATTGCCGGTATGATAAAAGCTCTAAGTATCACAACGACTAA
- the LOC140045406 gene encoding phosphatidylinositol-3,5-bisphosphate 3-phosphatase MTMR3-like isoform X1, with translation MSEAQQEEHDSLVHVKASDAFPKKQLHKEDDSLEVPYPLLTGESALFLGKACDSIICLSDFRLVIRYADSFDNVPLRLIENVETRDMNYVHILCKDAQSIRCKFSTNDKCHTWAHRIKKLIRTPAKLEDLFAFVFHAYCFEDGLGKLTDANTPGLTFFQKTKEQQFHYILDAEAERMEFDLQKTWKICTLNHDYSLCSSYPKKHIIPNCITDEQLKKVANFRSSSRFPSVVWRDKSNGAVIVRCSQPEVGWLGWRDTEDENILMSILEACNADQGRRSRHMSLEDDGGGGGGKESDTSAGESSDSSDSGSVSGGYTPDKKSILLLDARSYTAAVANRAKGGGCECSEYYPSCEIQFMGLPNIHSVRKTFHSIRSICSSSEHQPNWLSSLENSKWLHHLSLLLSSAVIIVNAINKEQRPVVVHCSDGWDRTPQLTALAELLLDPYYRTLKGFQVLVEREWLAFGHKFADRCGHAKQNDDANERCPVFLQWLDCVHQILTQFPTAFQFNETFLIKLVKHTFSCLFGTFLCNSSKERQQSDVKDRTCSVWSILEVEGHKYINYLYAATNKVLYPSCNIRNLRLWANVYMSDSVATSPDDITPTGPAREVQMANASQLPRTRSCDDIHKAGNDISEGNEILKEISNLQRTSSDPNLSDTRCELNIGVSPPQRGADISPEVLRKNINALAEVGVDDVTKQPVQEPDVKELTNGIITINGFNENSVELDSFVNSASGEDVNSSTNHNDDDGEMHSGESANHNGHVPNGLANGVVNGTVMDSVKLPGKAFRTPIDAHLESSTETLTEDIANSLTNGHSDENGLLKSKSSTISTSTTDISDSTIGLVDAIHKDRSLNYEREMYSKSEIYYKSYPPLSVKTSKSFYDPATRRSHTSGSSMLSSASEYSTPSASPRYELNGHGGSLDSHRSYVKDNVPSMLRIGRHLDEDGLTSVKDPYQNKLQAMEKEIEDYKDQLRLLLNNHHHYSQLGRGFEHELSSEEAHASQSRCDSIRSDVSWEEVDEKDGMPVLWVPDHAATECMHCQTKFQLWNRKHHCRACGKVFCGSCSNYFAAIPEEQLFKKERVCRNCHDKLGNSNYLYKVNQSKTAITTASG, from the exons ATG TCTGAAGCACAACAAGAAGAGCATGATAGCTTGGTGCATGTAAAGGCTAGTGATGCTTTTCCCAAGAAGCAGTTACACAAGGAGGACGACTCCTTGGAAGTACCATATCCACTTCTTACTGGAGAGTCTGCTCTCTTCCTTGGAAAAGCCTGCGATTCCATCATTTGCCTGTCTGACTTCAGATTGGTTATAAGATACGCAGATTCATTTGATAAC gtgCCTTTGCGATTGATTGAGAATGTTGAGACTCGAGATATGAACTACGTACACATTTTATGCAAAGACGCCCAGTCTATTAG GTGTAAGTTTTCAACCAATGACAAGTGCCATACATGGGCTCATAGGATCAAGAAGCTTATTCGGACACCGGCCAAGTTGGAGGACTTGTTTGCCTTTGTGTTTCACGCTTACTGCTTTGAAGATGGATTGGGCAAGTTAACGGACGCAAACACCCCTGGACTGACATTCTTTCAAAAAACCAAAG AACAACAGTTTCATTACATATTGGATGCGGAAGCAGAGCGTATGGAATTTGACTTGCAAAAGACTTGGAAAATATGCACTTTGAATCATGACTATTC GTTATGTTCCTCCTATCCTAAGAAACACATAATACCAAATTGCATCACAGACGAGCAGCTGAAAAAGGTTGCTAACTTCAGATCCAGTAGTCGTTTTCCATCGGTTGTTTGGAG GGACAAGTCCAACGGTGCTGTGATAGTGCGTTGTAGCCAGCCTGAGGTGGGATGGCTAGGTTGGAGAGACACTGAAGATGAGAACATATTGATGTCTATCCTAGAGGCTTGTAATGCTGATCAAGGGAGACGTTCCAGACATATGAGTTTAGAAGATGACGGTGGCGGAGGAGGAGGAAAAGAAAGTGATACATCTGCTGGCGAAAGTAGTG ACTCAAGTGACTCTGGCAGTGTGTCAGGGGGATACACTCCAGATAAAAAGAGTATTCTACTACTAGATGCAAGGTCATACACAGCAGCAGTTGCCAACAGGGCAAAGGGAGGAGGCTGTGAATGCTCAG AGTACTATCCTAGCTGTGAGATTCAATTTATGGGACTACCAAACATCCACTCAGTTCGTAAAACTTTTCATTCAATTAGAAGTATCTGTTCCAGTTCAGAACACCAACCAAA TTGGCTGTCGTCACTGGAGAATAGTAAATGGTTACACCATCTGTCGTTGCTACTAAGCTCTGCTGTGATCATTGTGAACGCCATCAACAAGGAGCAGCGCCCTGTTGTCGTACACTGCTCTGATGGCTGGGATCGTACTCCTCAATTGACAGCGTTAGCAGAGCTACTGCTAGACCCTTATTATAGAACTCTTAAG GGTTTCCAAGTATTAGTAGAGAGGGAGTGGTTAGCGTTTGGACACAAGTTTGCTGACCGGTGCGGTCATGCAAAGCAGAATGATGATGCAAATGAGAGATGTCCAGTTTTTCTACAATGGCTTGATTGTGTACATCAGATACTCACTCAATTCCCAACAGCCTTTCAATTTAATGAGACGTTCTTG ATTAAACTTGTCAAGCATACATTTTCATGTCTCTTTGGAACATTCCTGTGTAACAGTTCAAAAGAACGACAGCAAAGTGATGTCAAGGATAGAACATGCTCTGTGTGGTCAATCCTGGAGGTTGAAGGTCATAAAtatatcaattatctttatgCAGCTACAAATAAg GTGCTTTATCCTTCATGTAATATACGCAATCTCCGTCTTTGGGCCAATGTCTACATGTCTGATTCAGTTGCGACAAGTCCAGATGACATCACACCAACTGGTCCCGCACGTGAAGTTCAAATGGCCAATGCCTCGCAGTTACCGAGAACCAGATCTTGCGACGATATCCATAAAGCTGGAAATGATATATCGGAAGGAAATGAAATACTGAAGGAAATATCTAACCTACAGCGTACATCTAGTGATCCTAACTTAAGCGATACAAGATGTGAATTAAATATTGGTGTGTCTCCGCCTCAGAGAGGTGCGGATATCTCACCAGAGGTGTTGCGTAAGAACATCAACGCCCTCGCAGAGGTTGGGGTAGATGATGTTACTAAGCAACCTGTGCAGGAGCCTGATGTCAAGGAATTAACAAAtggaataataacaataaatggTTTTAACGAAAACTCTGTAGAACTTGATAGTTTTGTAAACTCGGCAAGTGGTGAGGACGTTAACAGTTCCACCAATCATAACGATGATGACGGTGAAATGCATTCTGGGGAATCAGCCAACCATAACGGCCATGTGCCAAACGGATTAGCGAATGGCGTTGTTAACGGAACGGTTATGGATTCTGTAAAGCTTCCAGGAAAAGCGTTTAGGACCCCGATTGATGCGCATCTAGAAAGTTCAACAGAGACTCTTACAGAAGATATTGCTAATAGCCTTACAAACGGACATTCTGATGAAAATGGTCTATTAAAATCCAAAAGTTCAACTATTAGCACTAGCACTACAGACATTAGCGATTCAACAATAGGATTAGTAGACGCAATACATAAAGACCGCTCTCTAAATTACGAAAGAGAAATGTATAGCAAATCGGAAATATATTACAAGTCTTATCCGCCGCTCTCGGTTAAAACTAGCAAGTCGTTTTACGATCCCGCAACCCGCCGGAGTCATACCTCTGGCTCGAGCATGCTCAGTTCAGCCTCCGAGTATTCTACGCCAAGTGCTAGTCCTCGGTATGAACTTAACGGTCACGGCGGGAGTTTAGATAGTCATCGTTCATACGTGAAGGATAACGTACCAAGTATGTTACGCATCGGGAGACATTTAGATGAAGATGGGTTGACATCAGTTAAGGATCCCTACCAAAATAAATTACAGGCCATGGAAAAGGAGATAGAAGATTATAAAGATCAATTAAGACTTTTATTGAATAATCACCACCATTATTCCCAGTTGGGTAGAGGATTTGAG CATGAATTATCGAGTGAAGAGGCCCATGCAAGTCAATCCAGGTGCGATTCCATCAGATCAGATGTCTCCTGGGAAGAGGTTGACGAGAAGGATGGCATGCCAGTACTCTGGGTTCCAGATCACGCAGCAACTGAATGCATGCATTGTCAGACTAAATTCCAGTTATGGAATCGTAAACATCATTGCCG GGCATGTGGAAAGGTATTTTGTGGTTCTTGCAGTAATTATTTTGCCGCCATTCCAGAAGAACAACTTTTCAAGAAGGAACGTGTTTGTCGAAACTGCCATGACAAACTTGGTAATagcaattatttatataaagttaACCAATCAAAAACAGCTATTACAACAGCCAGTGGATAA